The proteins below are encoded in one region of Thermus sp. LT1-2-5:
- a CDS encoding DHH family phosphoesterase, giving the protein MRDRVRWHLLPLPPVPEWLGLMQGLGVGPEAALAYWHRGVRRREDLAPPLTRLPLKGLEEAAELLARAMGEGKRIRIHGDYDADGLTGTAILVRGLRALGAEVHPFIPHRLEEGYGVLMERIPEHLEAADVFLTVDCGVTNHAELRELVENGVEVLVTDHHTPKETPPPGLVVHPAYTPGLGEHPTGAGVAFLLLWALHERLGLPPPWDYADLAAVGTIADVAPLWGWNRALVREGLARMPASPWVGLRLLAEAVGYTGKAVEVAFRIGPRINAASRLGEAEKALSLLLTDSEAEARALVEELNRLNARRQAIEEEMLRRLLPQADPEAKAIVLQDPEGHPGVMGIVASRLLEATLRPVFLVAQGKGTVRSLPPISAVGALQEAEDLLLRYGGHKEAAGFALEEDRFLEFQRRIEAYAARFPDPVQEVPLLGPLPPASRLAELYRALRDLEPFGAGNPEPLFLLAGSPEEVRTMGEGKHRSFRLQGVRVVAWRMGDKEVPDPVEAAVLLTENRFNGSVSYEAQALDFRVPGELVAQGEPFAHPLSLGEALARARMGEGVYIPEENPEGLAYAKAQGFTLLPPEEASLWLGLPPYPVAWKRVDVALGSEAKRRLATPPALDTPEEALKAHIARRLLFAYERRHPALFSEALLAYWEVSRVEGRGKPMRPGSTPRPTGSTG; this is encoded by the coding sequence ATGAGGGATAGGGTCCGGTGGCATCTCCTCCCGCTGCCCCCGGTGCCCGAGTGGCTTGGCCTCATGCAGGGCCTAGGGGTGGGGCCTGAGGCGGCCTTGGCCTACTGGCACCGGGGGGTACGGCGGCGGGAGGACCTCGCCCCCCCCCTTACCCGGCTCCCCCTGAAGGGCCTGGAGGAGGCGGCTGAGCTCCTTGCCCGGGCCATGGGCGAGGGGAAGCGCATCCGCATCCACGGGGACTACGACGCCGACGGCCTCACGGGCACGGCCATCTTGGTGCGGGGGCTTCGGGCGCTTGGGGCCGAGGTCCATCCCTTTATTCCCCACCGCCTCGAGGAGGGCTACGGGGTCCTCATGGAGCGCATCCCCGAGCACCTGGAGGCGGCGGACGTCTTCCTCACCGTGGACTGCGGGGTCACCAACCACGCCGAGCTTAGGGAACTGGTGGAAAACGGGGTGGAGGTCCTGGTCACCGACCACCACACCCCCAAGGAAACCCCACCCCCGGGCCTGGTGGTTCACCCCGCTTACACCCCGGGGCTAGGGGAGCACCCCACGGGGGCGGGGGTGGCCTTCCTGCTCCTTTGGGCCTTGCACGAGCGCTTAGGCCTTCCCCCGCCCTGGGACTATGCCGATTTGGCGGCGGTGGGCACCATCGCCGACGTGGCGCCGCTTTGGGGCTGGAACCGGGCCTTGGTGCGGGAGGGGCTGGCCCGCATGCCCGCCTCGCCCTGGGTGGGCCTTAGGCTCCTCGCCGAGGCGGTGGGCTATACGGGGAAGGCGGTGGAGGTGGCCTTCCGCATCGGCCCCCGCATCAACGCTGCAAGCCGCCTAGGAGAGGCGGAGAAGGCCCTAAGCCTCCTCCTTACCGATAGCGAAGCGGAAGCCCGGGCCCTGGTGGAGGAGCTAAACCGCCTCAACGCCCGCCGTCAGGCCATAGAGGAGGAGATGCTGCGGAGGCTTCTCCCCCAGGCCGACCCCGAGGCCAAGGCCATCGTCCTCCAAGACCCCGAGGGCCACCCCGGGGTGATGGGCATCGTGGCGAGCCGTCTTCTGGAGGCCACCCTGCGCCCGGTGTTCCTGGTGGCCCAAGGGAAGGGGACCGTGCGGAGCCTCCCCCCCATCAGCGCCGTGGGGGCGCTCCAGGAAGCGGAGGACCTCCTCTTGCGCTATGGCGGCCACAAGGAGGCGGCGGGCTTCGCCCTTGAGGAGGACCGCTTCCTCGAGTTCCAAAGGCGGATCGAAGCCTACGCCGCCCGTTTCCCCGACCCCGTGCAGGAGGTGCCGCTTCTGGGCCCGCTTCCCCCCGCCTCACGCCTGGCGGAGCTTTACCGGGCCCTTCGCGACCTGGAGCCCTTTGGCGCCGGGAACCCCGAGCCCCTCTTCTTGCTTGCGGGAAGCCCCGAGGAGGTGCGGACCATGGGGGAGGGCAAGCACCGTAGCTTCCGGCTCCAAGGGGTAAGGGTGGTGGCCTGGCGCATGGGGGATAAGGAGGTGCCCGACCCCGTGGAGGCGGCGGTTCTCCTCACGGAGAACCGTTTCAACGGCAGCGTGAGCTACGAGGCCCAGGCCCTGGACTTCCGGGTACCCGGGGAACTCGTTGCCCAGGGGGAGCCCTTCGCCCACCCCCTTTCCCTGGGAGAGGCCTTGGCCCGGGCGCGGATGGGGGAGGGGGTCTACATCCCGGAGGAAAACCCGGAGGGGCTTGCCTACGCCAAGGCCCAGGGCTTCACCCTCCTTCCCCCCGAGGAGGCCTCCCTCTGGCTTGGCCTTCCCCCTTACCCCGTGGCCTGGAAGCGGGTGGACGTGGCCTTGGGGAGCGAGGCCAAGCGACGCCTGGCCACACCCCCCGCCTTGGACACCCCGGAGGAGGCCCTCAAGGCCCACATTGCCCGGAGGCTCCTTTTCGCCTACGAGCGGCGGCACCCCGCCCTCTTCAGCGAGGCGCTTTTGGCGTACTGGGAGGTAAGCCGTGTAGAGGGCCGCGGGAAGCCCATGAGGCCAGGATCTACACCCAGGCCTACCGGATCTACGGGATGA
- a CDS encoding LapA family protein: protein MKLVHWTFLLVSLGVAGAGLYLYLTYPSLAVPTPWGPWPLYLVLPAAYALGFLVGGLYALAFWLSGMGGRRALLREVRRLQGEVNALKRERIEEIPRIPDREAP, encoded by the coding sequence ATGAAGCTCGTCCACTGGACCTTCCTCCTGGTGAGCCTCGGGGTGGCGGGGGCGGGGCTTTACCTTTACCTCACCTACCCCTCTTTGGCGGTGCCCACGCCTTGGGGCCCGTGGCCCCTCTACCTGGTCCTCCCCGCCGCCTACGCCTTGGGCTTCTTGGTAGGGGGGCTTTACGCCTTGGCCTTTTGGCTTTCCGGCATGGGGGGGCGGCGGGCCCTGCTCCGGGAGGTGCGGCGGCTGCAAGGGGAGGTGAACGCCCTAAAACGGGAGCGGATCGAGGAAATCCCCCGCATCCCCGACCGGGAAGCGCCATGA